In Sphingomonas profundi, the sequence TAGCGGACATAGCTGGCGCCGTTGATGTCGAGCACGGCCCCGGTCATCGAGGGCGGCGCGGCGAGTGCCAGGAAGCGCACCGTCTCCGCCACCTCGGCGGGCTCGGCGACGCGGCCGAGCGGAATGTCGGCGAGCAGCCTGTCGCCGCCCCGGCTCGCCAGATAGTCCTCGGCCATGCCGGTCATGGTGAAGCCGGGGCAGATGGCGAACGCCAGGATGCCCTCGCCGGCATGGCCGCGCGCGATCGTCTTGGTCATGGCGACCATGCCCGCCTTGGAGGCGGCGTAGTGCCAGTGGGCCGGGCTGTCGCCGCGATAGGCGGCGCGGCTGGCGACGTTGACGATGCGCCCGCCGCCGCCCCGGGCACGAAAGTGGAGCACAGCGCGGCGGCACAGCTCGGCGCTGGCGGCAAGGTTCACCTGCATGGTGCGCGCCCACGCGGCGG encodes:
- a CDS encoding SDR family NAD(P)-dependent oxidoreductase — its product is MTIHILATGTSRGIGAAILTRLAGEDVRVVGHSTAGGEDMIAADFTDPAAPATLWRAAVERLDGRIDVLVNNAGIFEAAPLDGEDGAWSAAWARTMQVNLAASAELCRRAVLHFRARGGGGRIVNVASRAAYRGDSPAHWHYAASKAGMVAMTKTIARGHAGEGILAFAICPGFTMTGMAEDYLASRGGDRLLADIPLGRVAEPAEVAETVRFLALAAPPSMTGAVLDINGASYVR